In Colletotrichum destructivum chromosome 1, complete sequence, the sequence gcgtaagtgaggcctggggcatcgaggccgaggccggcatagGCAGCTGGGACATGGAGACGGTGGTGGCGGGAGGGTATACCGTCGCCATGGCGCGAACACCGTTGCTCAGGGGCGGTAGCGAAACGTGTTGCTGCGCCGGGTATGTCGCCATGCCCGGGTACACCTGCGCCTGTACCGACGAGGGGTTGGTGTTCAGCGAGAGGTTAGGGACCGGAAGACGCATTGGTTGCTCGCTGACCCCTTGGGTTCTGGCGACTGGGGCCATAGTGCTGTTGGGCTGTCTGCTGAGTCGCTTCGCCGGGGGCTCCGTCATGTCCTCCTCCGAGCTCCTCTTCCGGCTGTTCATGCCCCCGAGATGCTTGCCAGAAAGCGGTGACAGTTGGGGGTTGGAGtaggtcgaggccgagggccaTGGCTGGACCGCGTTCGGTGAGAAGACGTTCGTCGTGGAAGGTGTGAGAGGAGGGAACGAGACGGCGGGTTGGATGACAGCAGTGGGCGAAGGGACCGGCGAGGTAAACGACTTGTTCAGTGGCGAGGTCGGTTGCTTCTGGGCCCGCTCATAGTACTCTGAGAAGCAGGATAGCTTGACGAGCCACTCCTCCCATTCCTCCTTGGTCGCCAACAGGCTGTATCGCATGTTGCTCAAAAACTCAACTTCCATGACATGGATCTCTTGTACGGTGATGCCAGAGACCTCAGCCCAGGTCTTGTTGGTGTACGTGTTATCATCCAAGACTAGACGCAAGCAGCAGTCAGCTCCGTGCTTCTCCTCGTGTCACGGCATCCTACTTACACTTGTTACCCAGCATCAGGGCTACCGTCAGGAGACGGTACTCGCTGCCCGATCTTCCCTTGACGGAGGGgttcgtcgtcttcaagcGGTACACAAACAGCAAAGCGAGTAGGATGACGTTCTGCGTCACTTGGGTCGTCGACAACACGCTGTAGGCCCATTTTTTGAACTGGGGGAATGGTGTCGCGTATTCGGTCAGCCGGGGCGTCGTGGCGGTCGATGGTCGTGATCGGATGCTCTCGGCGGCTCGCAGAGTCTCTATCGATTCGAACCAGAAAAGGCATGTAATCTGCGGTTTTGTAAGCACAACTCTTCTTTTTGTGCGTGCCAAATGCTCCCTACCTGAGCCGCAAAGTCTGCCAAGTTTCCACCCTTGGGGTTGATACAGCTTGGTATCGACAGACTGTGCAGAACGAGAGCTGACGAGCCTTTTCGTGATGATGAGGCGCCATCCGACTTGCCGATGGCGCCTGATGTCGGTGTTGACGAGCGAGTCGAATGTCGGGAGGTCGTGGAGTACTGGCTGGTGCCGGACGCCGGGTTCACAGCTGGCTGCTGGGGTTGTGAGTAGGAATTCGTTGTTGGCTGGGTGTACCGAGAATATTGAGGAGCCCTCGCAGCAGCTTCGGCCATGACCGCCTTAGGACCCCGAGCCTGGGCAACGGCGGTGGGATATGAGGGAAGAACATGACTGTCGTATGCGACGAGGTGAGGGGCGTGGTAGGTAGCACTCATGGCTTCGGTTGGCGGCGTGCGAAGCCCGCCCCGATAGAGAGCAGCTTCTGGCCCTTGGTCGAACCTGAACTGCTTCTGATTATGAGCGGCTGGGTGTGATGTCTGTTGAGAGTAGCCTCGTCTGCACGACGTGGGGTGTGCAGGAGACAGAGGAAGGTTGTAGAAGGGCAAAGGTGCAGCAGTCGAACACATCGGAGCGGGGAGCAAGTTCGGTGCGTGGCTCGGGGAGGGAGCTCAAGTTGGTCGGTCGTAGGCGGAAAGGGCAAATATCGGTTTGGACTatgtgagagagagaaaacagTGCCcgaaagaaggggggagaggcggGTCGACGAGTGTAAGTAAGGGAAGCAAATCCAGGCCGCAGGTTGCTACATCGGGTTTGAAGCTGTGGTAGGGTTTGTGACAGCGATTCACTTGTAGGTTGTTTCCGTCGGGTCGTCTGCAGGAAATTGCGGGAGTTGAGGTGAGGAGTCAGGCAGAAAGAAGGGCAAGCCGAATTGTCTGGAtgctctccctctcgtcgggtggcttcttcgtcttgttGTGGCGGGGGTTGGCGGGCTTTACAGGCAGGGTTTGCTGATGCTGGGTTTATCGGAGACGCCTCGTTGACTGGCGGGCCATGGCAGGAGAAGGCTGAATGAAATGGAGAGAGCACCTTGGTCCGAAGCGTAAAGGAAACCAAGAGCTTCTTCGCagaggttgttgttgtggaGGGAAGGCGGACCTTTAGCCGTGGTCGTCGTCAGTGGtgcaggagcagcagcagctttcGGTGTTGGAGGTCGTGCTGAACGAGCAGGGTGACTTTGGAGACGGGTTCGTTTGGTCAGGGACGGCCAGGCGAGCTAGCTCGGAGGGGTGGATGGAGTTTGGTGGTTTGGTGTTGATTTGTAGGAGGAATTCGGCACAAGGCAGAAGGTATGAGGTAAggtgggaaaagggggaCCGGAAACCACCGAGGTGTGCTTCAGATCGTCCGTGTAAATGAAGGGCTCGTGGGTGGTGAGGTCAATGGAGCGACGTGATTCGGTAAGGATGCAAGAAAGGGTGCAGGCGGATGGACGGGTGTTGGTATTGTACTGTGTGAGGGTTTGATATTactcctctctcccctcgGTCTCTCAGAGTAGAAGCAGGAGTAAtaacagcaacaacaaaaaaagaagaggcAAGTAGCAGCaaaagaggaggggggaggaagaaaaagaagaagcaatGCAAGTAAGGCAAAGcaaggccaggccaggcagGACCAGGGTCAATGTAAAAAAAGAGTCCGATGTGATGGATTGAAGCCGAAGcaaaataaataaaaaataaaaagtgACATAGAATGAAAAACGGAGGGAGGTAGGTATGTACTGGGCGTGATATGGTTGCGTCGTCGTTCGTTGTCTGGACTCTCTGTCTTCTCTTCATTCACACACCTCACACCTCACACATATCTTGGGGGACTAAGTACCTCATCCTGGTGGATGGAGTAGCGTGAAGCATGGCGGTAGCGTATCCGCGCCTGGACGGGGCGGTTGCTGGCTGGTGTATGGTTCAAAAGCATAGGATTAGGATTGGGGAATTTTTGGTATGGATTAGGACAGGAcaggatgggatgggacgtgaggggaggggaggggaggggagaggaggggatgggaCCAAGGTACCTTGTTCCATGTACCCTGCCTTCCTTTGGGTCAACCTGAGTTGGAAAAAGAGGCATTGCGGAACAGTAACAGAGGAGTATGGGGCTCTAACAAATAAAACATAGAGTGGCAGTGGGAagagcaggagcaggagcaggcgTAGGCCGACAGCCGCAGGAGACAAGAGGGAAAAGGTCACAAGTCGCaacctcctcttcctgctACACTTTCTTGcaaggaagggaaggggaaggtACTTCCTCAAggtgtctctctctctacctaCAAGCCCATCTGCCTACCTACCCCATCTACCCTACCCTCTTTTTGCAGCCGAGCCGACaccaggagcagcagcaggatgaAGCAGGAGGCAAGCAAATACCAAAAAGAAGAGTAAGAAAGGCGGTAGCCAAAACGGAAGGGACTTAGGTTGGTTTGGTCAGGTACAACACGCAAGTGCCTTTGGACAATCGATCAACCAACCAAATTGGAAAGAGCAAGGTGGAGAGgcgactgcggcggcggcggcggcggcgtggggaGGATGTCAGGGGGGCCGGAAGGGAAGAGGCAAGGCATAGAGACGCAAGTACCTGTAGAGGCTTGCAATCTTGCACCTGGGACCAACAACACCCAGCACAGCGGCCAGTCTCTGTCGCAGTCCACTTCATCAGTCTaacacagcacagcacagcacagcacagcacagcacagcaccaACCCCCAGTCCTAATCACAGACCCGGCCATTCTTTCGCAACTGCTCTGGGACTAGGGTGCTAGGGATAATTCGGCTTGGTGTCTTGCCCTCGAAGATGGGGACGAAGGAGAGGGGCGCGCGTACTGACTAGCTAGGGTGGGCACTTGGCAGACACTGGACGGAGCAAAGCACCAAACCAGCACCCGTACCACCAGCCACCATCAGCAGCACCAGGATAAGCCCAAGTCCGAGCCTGAGGTTCCACGAGGTTGCAAAGTGGGAGCGGAAGTGGTGGACACTGGAAACTGAGGTGTGAGCGGTTATGGGCGTGGGGagtgggtgtgggtgtggaagaagaaagaaagcgAAGCAGGGTGTGGTTCTTTCTACGTCGGTAAAGTGGCACCTGAGTGGtgttggttttttttttttctcttttcctttcttgcccttccttccttccttcctctccctcgcttTTTCTAGGAAGGTCTCCGTAAAAGCCCAGCTCGATCCACCGGCGCCTTCTGCCTTGGACCCAGTCATGCCAGTCTAGGTGCATCGACCAGAGATagaaaggaggaggacatgAGGCAGGTGCAGCGCAGGCCAGCGCCaatgccaccaccaccaccaccaccatcgccatcaccactTTTTCGGTCCAGGGAAAGGCGGAGGCGGCCAAAGATCCAACGGGGGTCGCAAAAAGGCAACAACAGGGGACTGGCCGGACAAGGGAAGGCTTCGCAGTATGTACAGTGTGTTTTACAGTATGAGGCATGAGTTCGGGGTTCATTGACTCTCGGCTTGAGCCTGCTTGTCTGGCATTTTGGTGGGAAGATTCAGGACCTGCGCTGAAGCCGGGCAGTACGTACTCGGCTTGCCTCACAGTGCGTCCGTCCgttgtccttgtcgtcgtcgtcgttgtcgggcGCGCCCTCAATGACTTTTCCATTTTCACTTTCCCACTGAACCTGAGCCCCGAATGTCGTCCCAGCCAGGCAAGCATCCATCCTTTTGCTCCCTACTGATacttccaccccctcccctcttttttccttttcctcgaGTCGTCTCACCCCcatcccttctcctcccaaaGGCTCTCTTCCGCCAACCACGAACTTCTCTATTCGTACCTCATTTCCATCTGCGGTGCTGATTGAGAGACTTCGAGGGTGGGCCCGAGAGGACCAAGACCTAGGACCTCGGTGGGGTCTTGAGCCCTGTGGCCACGGACGACAGCGCCTTGCAAGCAAGCATCCACCAAAGCATGTACAGTCGACAGTCTACTTACACgcacgacacgacacgacacgacactACTACAGGCCAAGGCGGTGGCATGGCATGGTATGTACTTGTATGGCAGGGAAGCGGTGGCATGCAGGtgtggccgtcgagggcgaggggatAGCAGCCTGCTGAGACCGACTGCTGATGGAGAAAATGAATCGACGAGGAGAAACAAAGGGGTGAGTATCCGGTACTTCACTTTCGTATCGCATCCGACCACCTTGCTGACCTCTGCCGACGTACCTGGtacctcctcgtcgaacATCTGGACCACACTCGCCATCAGCTTCTCACCCGCCGCGCTCGTGTCGCTAGCCTGAAGCGCAGCCAGCTGCGTAAGGGGCCGTATTCGACGCCTCAATAGTGCTCCGCATGAGTATCCTACCAAGCAATATTGCGTAGACATATGCCGGGGTCCTTGCGCTCGTGGATCGACATTCCTGCGCAGTAGGCCGTACGAATAGACCGCACCGCACACTAGACCGTCCCCATTCGcaatcatcatcaccactcgccatcgccgacgacttGACCTATCTCGtccgtcccatcccatcacAACAACACAACCCCACCCGACCAGCCAACCCCACACCAAACTTTCTCGGCCCTGGGTTGTTTTGGGCCTGCCATCAATACTTGTCAATGTGAGCCATACCGACGGTACTTTGTCCTGATACCTTACCTGAGATGCACTACCATACGGCTCATGAAGCAAGTTCTATGGGTCATGCTGTGCCGCCGTGCCATAATCACGATGCAATGCCGTGCCTGCTCCAgtcgccggcttcctcgGGCCATCAGTCTCAGATCCGTACAGGCAGTATGAGGTGAGGGAGGTGGCTGCTTCGTACCGGACGGCACTtcccgtcggcttcggctggGTTGTCTGACTGTCTGGTGATCGAGCAACCTCTGGAAAGTTGAAAGTTGACACACACCTTACCCTTCTCGACCTGCTCCCGACCCCCCAAGCAAATgctcacacacacaacactcacacacactaCACTCACAcacgcgcgcacacacaGTTTGCGGTCATGTCTCGTTAAGGGATAGCTCTGTGTCATTAATCGTCCAGGCCCCTGAGCCCTGAAAGTCCCCTCGCCAGCCAGCACCGCGTTGTCTCATCCGTCCGCAACGAAGGCAGTTCGCAACCCAGCTCGTCACAACCCCCCAAGGCGAGACCACGTCTTTACGACCATTTGCCTTGCAAACATCCGTACCGATACGTATCTCGCTTCCATTGTGAATTGAGGGGGATCCACAGCACGTCGGGAGGCGACCATTGGCATCTTGTCCGCCCTGCCGTCCGCCGGTCATCTCGGACATGGCCAAGGCGGGTATACATCAGCAGGGAAAGAAACCCGACGCCGCAAAAACAAACctgaagaaaaaaaagtaGGACGTCGCAGCGTAGCTCGTCTCCGCCACGCCATATATCCATATATGCTTTCTTTGTTTGTACATAGGAGGGAGGCTCCAATATTCTGATCCTGGGCGACCCAAACACCCAAACTGGGGGAAGTGGTGGTGAAGGCGAATCCGGAATCCGTGCCCCCACCACCTCGGCGCAAATGAAGGCAGGGGCGTCGGTATTTGCGTTCGATTTGCGGGcaatctgctgctgctgctgctggctgttgGCTGCTGCGTCCACCGCCGGATGTGCCAAACAAGCGATGCAAACCCGTCCAGAGGTACAGTGCGCCGTGCCACCAGGCATCCCACATCAGAAACACGGTTGCCGAAGGCGCCGAACCTATTCCTTCCCACTAcctgtcgctgctgctgctgctgctgctgggggtGGGGCGGGAAAAGAGCCATCATTCAAACGTCCCTTGCCTCTCGCCCGTGTCTGGCGAGAGC encodes:
- a CDS encoding Putative cyclin PHO80, Cyclin-like superfamily, whose amino-acid sequence is MCSTAAPLPFYNLPLSPAHPTSCRRGYSQQTSHPAAHNQKQFRFDQGPEAALYRGGLRTPPTEAMSATYHAPHLVAYDSHVLPSYPTAVAQARGPKAVMAEAAARAPQYSRYTQPTTNSYSQPQQPAVNPASGTSQYSTTSRHSTRSSTPTSGAIGKSDGASSSRKGSSALVLHSLSIPSCINPKGGNLADFAAQITCLFWFESIETLRAAESIRSRPSTATTPRLTEYATPFPQFKKWAYSVLSTTQVTQNVILLALLFVYRLKTTNPSVKGRSGSEYRLLTVALMLGNKFLDDNTYTNKTWAEVSGITVQEIHVMEVEFLSNMRYSLLATKEEWEEWLVKLSCFSEYYERAQKQPTSPLNKSFTSPVPSPTAVIQPAVSFPPLTPSTTNVFSPNAVQPWPSASTYSNPQLSPLSGKHLGGMNSRKRSSEEDMTEPPAKRLSRQPNSTMAPVARTQGVSEQPMRLPVPNLSLNTNPSSVQAQVYPGMATYPAQQHVSLPPLSNGVRAMATVYPPATTVSMSQLPMPASASMPQASLTPSNVPMHNVMGYGTPTKRHSPGSLSVYASSPLGEQFPTSVMHTPIAHTPISHSPSVYLQQRPSPYKPIRHVNTLLYPPPSASLNEYHLPTTQMHYQPLGRRNDLRTGVVPEFMHAPYRMSAQMPQMPHGLPQGPYPN